A part of Gouania willdenowi chromosome 2, fGouWil2.1, whole genome shotgun sequence genomic DNA contains:
- the gemin8 gene encoding gem-associated protein 8 translates to MDHVSTLMSWFSSPVYSRYWQHYQHAMNWYQRHRRAYRKAMEVAYAPYYCQQSQRYADWRDDEEEEEESDAEDEESSSDSVIECDVSNMEISEELRQYFAQTEKHREELKRQQQLEAEQEDSYVPADQSLHSSFLRSSVAPPTERPGERRAAEMKKLYGDDAPKILAMEAAMQLTFDRNCDLKQPNYWPVIPLKL, encoded by the exons ATG GACCATGTTAGCACCCTGATGTCCTGGTTCTCCAGCCCAGTTTACAGCCGCTACTGGCAGCACTACCAACACGCCATGAACTGGTACCAGAGACACAGACGGGCCTACAGGAAGGCCATGGAGGTGGCCTACGCTCCCTATTACTGCCAGCAGTCGCAGAGGTACGCTGACTGGcgtgatgatgaggaggaggaggaggagagtgaCGCTGAAGACGAGGAGAGCAGCTCGGACAGCGTGATCGAGTGTGATGTCAGCAACATGGAGATCAGTGAGGAGCTACGACAGTACTTCGCTCAAACGGAGAAACACAGGGAGGAGCTGA AGAGGCAGCAGCAGCTGGAGGCGGAGCAAGAGGACAGCTACGTCCCCGCCGACCAGAGCCTGCACAGCAGCTTCTTGAGGAGCAGCGTGGCTCCGCCCACTGAGCGACCCGGGGAGCGGCGAGCGGCCGAGATGAAGAAGCTGTACGGAGACGACGCGCCGAAGATCCTGGCCATGGAGGCGGCCATGCAGCTGACCTTCGACAGGAACTGTGACCTGAAGCAGCCCAACTACTGGCCCGTCATCCCGCTGAAGCTATAA